The proteins below are encoded in one region of Hordeum vulgare subsp. vulgare chromosome 3H, MorexV3_pseudomolecules_assembly, whole genome shotgun sequence:
- the LOC123442012 gene encoding pectate lyase 4-like — translation MDVSRRRSCRGGHYSSSSQRAFQRSADHGGHGPSSILRRATTRERPANHLDAVRSRGFLAARHGRPGRGLRPARHRRTPRRRLPRHHPQWYARHHLSVKVDVNTLTLHPSSYTEAERCVIQDDGPGSLRDGCRRQEPLWIVFDVSGTIRLASGLRVSSHKTVDGRGRRVTLSGKGLLLRECEHVILCNLEVEGGRGHDADAVQIKPGSRHVWVDRCSLRDFADGLLDVTCGSTDVTVSRCRFSAHDKAVLIGASSGHVGDRRIRVTIHHCLFDGTRQRQPRVRFGRVHLYNNYTRGWGIYAVCASVESQIVSQCNIYEAGEKKKVFMYMTEQVSSCIILQRRFL, via the exons ATGGATGTAT CTCGTCGACGATCCTGCCGTGGTGGACATTACTCCTCCTCATCCCAACGAGCATTTCAGCGGTCAGCCGACCACGGAGGACACGGCCCCTCCTCGATTCTCCGACGAGCAACAACTCGGGAGCGTCCCGCAAACCACCTTGATGCCGTACGCAGCCGTGGATTCCTCGCTGCGCGCCATGGCCGCCCAGGCCGAGGGCTTCGGCCGGCACGCCATCGGCGGACTCCACGGCGACGTCTACCACGTCACCACCCTCAATGGTACGCACGGCACCATCTCTCCGTTAAAGTAGATGTTAATACTCTTACTCTGCATCCATCATCATATACTGAAGCTGAACGATGTGTTATTCAAGATGACGGGCCTGGCTCGCTGCGGGACGGCTGCCGTCGCCAGGAGCCGCTGTGGATCGTCTTCGACGTGTCCGGCACCATCCGCCTCGCGTCGGGGCTGCGCGTGTCCTCCCACAAGACCGTCGACGGCCGCGGGAGGCGCGTCACCCTGTCCGGCAAGGGCCTCCTTCTTCGCGAGTGCGAGCACGTGATCCTGTGCAACCTGGAGGTGGAGGGCGGGCGCGGGCACGACGCCGACGCCGTGCAGATCAAGCCCGGGTCGAGGCacgtgtgggtggaccggtgcagcCTGCGCGACTTCGCCGACGGCCTGCTGGACGTCACCTGCGGCAGCACGGACGTGACCGTCTCCCGGTGCCGCTTCTCGGCGCACGACAAGGCCGTGCTCATCGGCGCCAGCAGCGGGCACGTCGGGGACCGGCGCATCCGGGTGACCATCCACCACTGCCTCTTCGACGGCACGCGGCAGCGGCAGCCCCGCGTCCGGTTCGGCCGGGTGCACCTCTACAACAACTACACCAGGGGCTGGGGCATCTACGCCGTGTGCGCCAGCGTCGAGTCGCAG ATTGTCTCCCAGTGCAACATCTACGAGGCAGGGGAGAAGAAGAAAGTGTTCATGTACATGACCGAACAGGTCTCATCATGTATTATCTTACAGCGGCGTTTTTTATAG
- the LOC123440551 gene encoding caffeoylshikimate esterase-like, producing the protein MHMHTSCQDHLFNTSSEDMDTDQYSDDVKYEEEFIVNSRDTKLFACSWTPHNSEPKALIFICHGIAAECSISMRDTASRLVCAGYAIYGIDHEGHGRSSGRRCYVPNFGDIVADCSSHFTGVCDRPENRGKKRFLYGISMGGSVALLLHRKEPAYWDGAVLLAPCAKISDDMRPHPVVVSALKMVCAVAPGWRVIPIPDIIDEVCKGPEMRKQVRSNPYIYRGNLPLKTCHELLMVSLDIEKNLHEVSLPFLVLHGGDDVVTDPSASKLLFEEASSADKAFKLYPGMWHALMAELPQDVERVYSDIISWLDKRANCAANVSMNTGTASA; encoded by the exons ATGCACATGCACACATCATGTCAAGATCACTTGTTCAACACGAGTTCTGAAGACATGGACACG GATCAGTACAGCGATGATGTCAAGTATGAAGAG GAGTTTATTGTGAACTCCCGGGACACCAAGCTGTTCGCCTGCTCATGGACGCCGCACAATTCAGAGCCCAAAGCTCTGATCTTCATCTGCCATG GGATTGCAGCAGAGTGCAGTATATCAATGAGAG ATACGGCCTCCCGGTTGGTGTGCGCCGGGTACGCCATCTACGGGATAGATCATGAGGGCCACGGCAGGTCGTCTGGCCGGAGATGCTACGTGCCGAACTTCGGCGACATCGTCGCCGACTGCTCCAGCCATTTCACCGGTGTCTGCG ATAGGCCGGAGAACAGGGGGAAGAAGCGGTTCCTCTACGGGATCTCCATGGGCGGGAGCGTGGCGCTTCTCCTCCACAGGAAGGAGCCGGCCTACTGGGATGGTGccgttctgcttgctccatgtgcAA AGATTTCTGATGACATGAGGCCTCATCCGGTGGTGGTCAGCGCTCTCAAGATGGTATGCGCGGTGGCGCCCGGTTGGAGGGTCATACCCATCCCGGACATCATCGACGAAGTTTGCAAAGGTCCAGAGATGAGAAAACAG GTTCGCTCCAATCCGTATATTTACAGGGGAAATCTCCCATTGAAGACCTGCCATGAACTCCTCATGGTGAGCCTCGACATCGAGAAGAACTTGCACGAG GTGAGCCTGCCGTTCTTGGTCCTGCACGGCGGAGACGACGTGGTGACGGATCCTTCGGCGAGCAAGCTGCTGTTCGAGGAAGCTTCGAGCGCGGACAAGGCCTTCAAGCTCTACCCTGGGATGTGGCATGCGCTCATGGCAGAGCTCCCTCAGGACGTCGAGCGCGTCTACTCCGACATCATCTCTTGGCTGGACAAGAGGGCGAATTGTGCTGCTAATGTTTCAATGAATACTGGCACGGCAAGCGCCTAG